A genomic window from Vitis riparia cultivar Riparia Gloire de Montpellier isolate 1030 chromosome 18, EGFV_Vit.rip_1.0, whole genome shotgun sequence includes:
- the LOC117906642 gene encoding laccase-14-like: protein MESKKKSLLLELQSFLLLNVLMLCMARKHITTVDWVVKEASYTRLCSTKKILTVNGLFPGPAIYMRRGDRLKVNVRNAGEYNVTIHWHGVKQPRNPWSDGPNYVTQCPIKPGANFTYEIVLSNEEGTLWWHAHSDWSRATVHGPLIVLPQLGKGFPFGKPHKAVPIVLASWFKGDVMEIIETALENGGEPNKSDAFTINGQPGDLYNCSKEGTFKMVVDYGKTYLLRIINSIMNEEMFFMVANHNLTVVGTDGAYIKPITTSYIMITPGQTMDVLITANQSPSHYYMASRAYAELVFDNTTTTAILQYSGNYTAPSTPSFPNLPNFADIDSVTNFTRRLKALATKDYPVDVPQSVDTRLYITISVNTLPCANNSCDGPNGTRLSASLNNISFVEPSIDVLQAYYRSIQHVYESDFPNEPPYSFNFTGDNLPNTLLTPEQGTKVKVLDYNSTVEIVFQGTNVLNGAENHPMHLHGYSFYLVGYGFGNFNNETDPKSYNLVDPPEVNTIGVPTKGWAAIRFRADNPGVWFMHCHLERHASWGMDTVLIVKNGRTRLTSMRQPPRQLNPC from the exons ATGGAGTCAAAGAAAAAGAGCTTGCTCTTAGAGCTTCAAAGTTTTCTGCTATTGAATGTGCTCATGCTTTGCATGGCTAGGAAGCATATTACTACTGTTGATTGGGTT GTCAAGGAAGCTTCATATACTCGGCTGTGCAGTACCAAGAAGATCTTGACTGTAAATGGGCTATTTCCAGGGCCAGCTATATATATGCGCAGAGGAGATAGACTCAAAGTAAACGTTCGAAATGCAGGAGAGTACAATGTCACCATTCACTG GCATGGAGTGAAGCAACCAAGGAATCCATGGTCTGATGGGCCAAACTACGTGACACAGTGCCCAATCAAACCAGGGGCAAATTTCACTTATGAAATCGTTTTGTCGAACGAGGAAGGAACCCTTTGGTGGCATGCCCACAGCGACTGGTCCCGTGCCACCGTTCATGGCCCACTCATTGTTCTCCCTCAACTTGGAAAAGGTTTCCCATTTGGCAAGCCTCATAAAGCAGTTCCCATCGTTTTAG CATCATGGTTTAAGGGAGATGTGATGGAGATCATTGAAACTGCTCTTGAAAATGGTGGAGAACCCAATAAATCGGATGCTTTCACCATTAATGGTCAACCAGGGGATCTATACAATTGTTCAAAGGAAG GGACGTTCAAAATGGTGGTTGATTATGGAAAAACTTATCTTCTTCGCATCATCAATTCTATTATGAACGAGGAAATGTTCTTCATGGTTGCTAATCACAACTTGACTGTTGTCGGCACCGACGGGGCTTATATTAAACCCATAACAACCAGCTATATCATGATAACCCCGGGACAAACAATGGATGTCCTCATCACAGCAAATCAGTCTCCTAGTCACTACTATATGGCATCTAGGGCTTATGCTGAGTTAGTATTTGATAACACTACCACGACTGCAATACTGCAATATAGTGGAAACTACACTGCCCCATCGACACCTTCATTTCcaaatcttcccaatttcgCTGACATCGACTCAGTTACAAATTTCACTAGGCGCCTTAAGGCCCTAGCCACCAAAGACTACCCAGTGGATGTTCCACAATCTGTTGATACTAGATTGTACATCACAATTTCTGTGAATACTTTGCCATGTGCAAACAATTCATGTGATGGACCCAATGGCACAAGGCTTTCTGCGAGCTTGAACAATATAAGCTTCGTGGAGCCATCAATTGATGTGTTACAAGCGTATTACAGAAGTATCCAGCACGTTTACGAGTCTGATTTCCCGAATGAGCCCCCTTACTCTTTCAACTTCACCGGGGACAATTTGCCGAATACTTTATTGACACCAGAACAGGGGACTAAAGTGAAAGTTTTGGATTATAACTCTACTGTGGAGATTGTGTTCCAAGGAACTAATGTGCTGAATGGAGCGGAGAATCATCCAATGCATTTGCATGGGTACAGCTTTTACCTCGTTGGATATGGTTTTGGGAACTTCAACAATGAGACTGATCCAAAAAGTTATAATTTGGTTGATCCTCCTGAAGTCAATACCATTGGAGTCCCCACGAAAGGATGGGCTGCCATCAGATTCAGAGCTGATAATCCag gggTATGGTTCATGCATTGTCATTTGGAAAGACATGCTAGCTGGGGCATGGACACCGTTCTGATTGTGAAGAATGGAAGAACCCGATTAACGAGCATGCGGCAGCCACCTCGTCAATTGAATCCTTGCTAA